From one Dermacentor silvarum isolate Dsil-2018 chromosome 3, BIME_Dsil_1.4, whole genome shotgun sequence genomic stretch:
- the LOC119444458 gene encoding solute carrier family 22 member 7 — protein sequence MLPNKPGVEEPIAVRQENSYLEAQGEVDDENIPLGEGVFQKRLLIISVLTGVISYAQNELFWMSWREMDHWCRRPSAFFNMSVAAWKELAIPRYTNGSYSRCTVRVPLEGGIWARVEPCVQWEFDLDEHGNTAVSEWSVVCQRARLADAAQAAHLFAMTVTLMAVGPIADRIGRKTVGILALAVLLPTLAATGVASDLQTFIVVRSVTAAASVGLFVIRVLLFEITTTTRRLLYTTIGSTLVSHPAIVSIFRVRVEG from the coding sequence ATGTTGCCGAACAAACCAGGGGTCGAGGAACCGATTGCTGTGCGGCAAGAAAACTCGTATCTGGAGGCACAAGGTGAAGTCGACGATGAAAACATTCCGTTAGGTGAGGGAGTGTTTCAGAAACGACTACTGATCATCAGCGTCCTGACCGGTGTCATCAGCTATGCGCAGAACGAGCTCTTCTGGATGTCGTGGCGCGAGATGGACCACTGGTGCCGCCGGCCGAGCGCATTCTTTAACATGAGCGTGGCCGCATGGAAGGAGTTGGCCATTCCGCGTTACACCAACGGAAGTTACAGCCGCTGCACGGTGCGCGTTCCGCTGGAAGGCGGCATTTGGGCCCGCGTCGAGCCTTGCGTTCAATGGGAGTTCGACCTGGACGAGCACGGCAACACCGCTGTCAGCGAGTGGAGTGTCGTGTGTCAGCGGGCACGCCTGGCCGACGCCGCCCAGGCTGCGCACCTCTTCGCCATGACCGTCACGCTTATGGCGGTGGGCCCTATTGCCGACCGCATTGGACGCAAGACGGTGGGAATCCTGGCGCTCGCGGTTTTGCTGCCCACGCTGGCGGCGACCGGCGTTGCGAGCGACCTTCAGACATTCATCGTTGTGCGTTCAGTCACAGCGGCAGCCTCGGTCGGCCTCTTCGTCATCAGAGTGCTGCTGTTCGAGATAACGACCACGACCCGCCGACTGCTTTACACCACCATCGGCTCCACTCTCGTTTCTCATCCCGCGATTGTTTCTATCTTTCGCGTACGTGTCGAAGGCTAG